A single region of the Bacillota bacterium genome encodes:
- a CDS encoding 4Fe-4S binding protein — protein MAFKINDDCAACGACQSECPSGAIVEGDKYSIDPSKCTDCGTCADVCPVGAIIGEKK, from the coding sequence GTGGCATTCAAGATCAATGATGACTGCGCTGCTTGCGGAGCCTGCCAGTCCGAGTGCCCCTCGGGAGCGATAGTTGAGGGTGACAAGTACAGCATCGACCCCTCGAAATGCACCGACTGCGGGACCTGCGCCGACGTGTGCCCGGTGGGCGCCATAATCGGCGAGAAGAAGTAG
- the cobT gene encoding nicotinate-nucleotide--dimethylbenzimidazole phosphoribosyltransferase → MELLTKAISEVGLPDDDAVARCKARLDSLTKPPGSLGMLEDVAVKIAGITGRIAPDLSSRVVLVMAGDHGVTAEGVSAYPSEVTPQMVLNFLRGGAAINVLARHAGAGVVVADVGVAADVAGEGLRNVKVRKGTANMAAGPAMSREEAVASVEAGIRLAHDAIDGGAAMIATGDMGIGNTTASSAILAAFSGMDVGEITGRGTGVDDARLRLKADVIRKALAVNRPDPADPLDVLHKVGGLEIGAIAGAIISAAGRRVPVVVDGFISSAGALVAERMQPNVRHFMVASHLSEEPGHGAILKIIGLEPMLHMRMRLGEGTGAVLAFHLIDASMKVLREMATFAEAGVSERST, encoded by the coding sequence ATGGAACTGCTTACGAAGGCGATCTCCGAGGTTGGGCTGCCGGATGATGACGCTGTAGCCCGCTGCAAGGCGAGGCTGGATTCCCTGACGAAACCGCCGGGGAGCCTTGGCATGCTGGAGGATGTGGCTGTCAAGATAGCCGGCATCACCGGCCGAATAGCGCCGGACCTGTCCAGCAGGGTGGTCCTCGTGATGGCGGGGGACCACGGAGTTACCGCGGAGGGCGTCAGCGCATACCCGTCCGAGGTGACCCCCCAGATGGTACTCAACTTCCTCAGGGGTGGCGCGGCGATAAACGTACTCGCGCGGCATGCGGGAGCCGGGGTGGTCGTGGCGGACGTGGGGGTCGCTGCCGACGTCGCCGGCGAAGGGTTGAGGAATGTCAAGGTGAGGAAGGGTACCGCCAACATGGCCGCTGGACCTGCGATGTCACGAGAGGAAGCGGTAGCCTCCGTCGAGGCCGGGATCAGGCTGGCCCACGACGCGATCGACGGCGGCGCGGCCATGATCGCCACCGGCGACATGGGCATCGGCAACACCACCGCGAGCAGCGCGATTCTTGCGGCGTTCAGCGGAATGGACGTCGGGGAGATCACCGGTCGTGGCACAGGAGTCGACGACGCGAGGCTAAGGCTGAAGGCGGACGTCATAAGGAAGGCGCTCGCCGTCAACCGGCCGGACCCCGCGGACCCGCTCGACGTCCTTCACAAGGTCGGCGGGCTCGAGATCGGAGCGATAGCCGGCGCCATCATCAGCGCTGCCGGCCGCAGGGTCCCCGTGGTGGTCGACGGCTTCATCTCTTCCGCCGGGGCACTGGTGGCCGAGAGGATGCAGCCCAACGTGAGGCATTTCATGGTGGCATCGCACCTGTCCGAGGAGCCAGGCCACGGGGCGATACTGAAGATAATCGGGCTCGAGCCGATGCTGCACATGAGGATGAGGCTCGGCGAGGGGACGGGGGCGGTGCTCGCGTTCCACCTGATAGATGCCTCTATGAAAGTGCTCAGGGAGATGGCAACGTTCGCGGAGGCGGGGGTTTCGGAGCGCTCCACCTGA